The sequence TAATTAACTAATagtaatgaaattaaatttgaatcaTACCTAGTCTTGGGGGGGGTGGGTGGGGGGGTGGGGAAGCATGCTATAAATTGGAGGAAACTCTACTTCTTGAAATCACAAAGTAGAAGTGTTATAATATTGGTGCAAAGTTTTTTCTAAGAAGAAATATGGGTGTAATTATTCGTTATTTGTTAATGGTAACCATAGCCATATGTCTCACCTCAGTTGAATGTACTGTTACTGGGCTTGCCACTTTCTTTGATCCTCCTTATGTTCGTGAGTATATTTATATGCAACAATTTTAGTCACTTGGTACATCCCatggaaaatatttagaatttcATTTAGGTTGATGAAGAAAATATTACAAGTATATGGAGAGGAAATGGTCAATACAATGATTCGGGGTAGTTTTTGTTACATACTAGTGTGATAAGTTTTACCCTAATGATTTTTCGATCCATGCATGTTGCCACAAACTTCAAGAACGTAAATATAACCGTTACATGAAATTTCTaagtttattgttttttggaattttaattgaaattaattctcTTGTTTTAGTTGGGTCAAATCTTACAACATTAGAGTGATTGAAATGGGTTTTCTTCCGgtgaagtaaaaaataaatcaattgaGAAACTGTCTATTAACTTAACACTTTGATGAAATATATATGATAGAATCTAAATTGTAAAATTCTAACATTTgctttaataatattttattatcccATTGACAGCCTCTGCATGCTTTGGAAATCAAAACCAAGGTAACCTTGTAGCTGGAGTAAGTGATGATTTATGGGACAGTGGAGCAGCATGCGGGAAATCATTCGAGGTCGCATGCACCGGTGCTACAAACCAGGGTGACCCACAACCATGCTTAGGTGAGGCCGTCACAGTTATGATTGTCGATCATAATCCAGGTGCTGCAGCAATTATTAATCTCTCTGCAGATGCTTTTGCCAAAATAGCTAATCTTGATGCAGGATCAGTCTATGTTACTGTTAATACTATTTAATCTGTAAGCCCAAATCACCAAACTTTATACTTTTTCTGCTTAAGGCATGTATAACTCACGAGAATAAGAACATAATAATTCATATATGCTTTCTTTTGTATTTGCAGAGTCACCACTTGAAGTTGACAGTGCATGGCCTCTCACAATAAAAGTTTGAGATATATATGAAGTTAATCATGATGGAAACATCTATCTTTCAAGCCTAGGAAGTTATCATGATACTATTTAAATAAGCATCTCGTGTGTTGTTCAAAATAATAATGGACTTGGAGAATCTTATGGAATAATATATTTCCTTAtatttgtgtgtattttttttttttgggaatcttttaataataattgtgtTATCGAGCTTCTATTATGTTGTCCATATAAagcttatattatatttttgaattgaaaatattttattatattcaaaatatattaGAATCATAATTCATACAACCAATAAAGTCATTATCAttgtaaaatataataaataagacGTTTGTAAAAGTAATCGCATCAGTaagtgcaaaatagaaaaaagtggacaatattagtattttatacattttttctcAAAACCTACCAATAGCAATCCA is a genomic window of Quercus lobata isolate SW786 chromosome 2, ValleyOak3.0 Primary Assembly, whole genome shotgun sequence containing:
- the LOC115973936 gene encoding EG45-like domain containing protein, with the protein product MKMGNARVCIWELLWENDDDEEASACFGNQNQGNLVAGVSDDLWDSGAACGKSFEVACTGATNQGDPQPCLGEAVTVMIVDHNPGAAAIINLSADAFAKIANLDAGSVYVTVNTI